Part of the Bacteroidota bacterium genome is shown below.
CTAATTTTATCTGATTGAAAAACCACTTAAACAGTTCAGTAAAAACTCTCTGGTTGTCTGCTTGACCGAATTTCTTAAAATACCTTTGAAATGATTTATGTCCAGCCATCCTTTTCCAATCGAATATATTTTGTATCACTTTATCAAATCTTGTCACTTCTAAATGTTCAAATCTATTGGCACCACTCCATAGACTCACCCAAAAGTTATTTATTAACTGTATCGGATTGTAACCTCGATTTGATTTCTGTTTAGGTAAGTATAGTCTTTCTAAAACTTCATTTATTTTTGTCTTTTCTATCAATTTCTTCATTAAAACCATGCCGCCCCAAGGTGTGATTTCTTTGTCTGTAAATTCGATTTTTAGTTCCATTTTGGTGTATGTTTTTCTTACTTAATAAATTATCGTTTTTAGATTAACATAATATAACTCAACTTATAATAAAATAACAACTTAGCTACACTTTTCCCTAATGGCGGTCATTAGAAATTTATAGCCTATTGAACAATCTGGGTTTATTAATCAGCCCTCTTCATTTGATTTTAATATGAGCATTTTGTAGATTAATTCCACAGAATTTTCATAAAAGCATAAAGGAATACTTACCGAACATATTGCTACCATTGTTTTTTACAGCTTTTTTTCTTATTTTCAAGCAAATTTTAAAACTATTTAGGAATCAGGATGTTCAAAGACGCCCCGATCAATGGTGTGGCAGTTAAAATACTCAGTAAATATTCAGACCAACGCGGTTGGCTTATCGAAACTTTTCGCAACGATGAACTTTTAACAGAATTTCATCCCGCTATGGCTTACATTTCAATGACAAATCCTCAAGTCGCACGGGGTCCCCACGAGCACATTGATCAGTCAGATTTGTTTGGATTCATCGGTCCCTCAACTTTTAAAATTTATCTTTGGGATAACAGAAAAGATTCCCCAACTTATCTGAATAAAATGACTGTTCTTGCCGGTGAAGATGAACCAAAATCGATACTCGTTCCACCCGGCATCGTTCATGCGTATAAAAATATCGGAGATACATTAGGTATGGTTACAAACTACCCAAACCGATTGTTTATGGGCAACGGGAAAAAAGAAAAAGTTGACGAAATCCGACACGAAAAAGACCCTAACACAATTTTTAAAATTGAAGATTAATCTATGAAAAATCTCTTAGTCACCGGAGGAGCCGGGTTTATTGGCAGCAACTTCCTTCATTACATTCTTGAAAAACATCCCGATTATAAAATCGTAAATTTTGATAAACTTACTTATGCTGGCAACTTAGAAAACCTGAAAAGCATCGAATCAAATCCGAATTACAATTTTGAAAGAGGCGATATCTGTGACAAAGAAATTGTTACAAATGTTATTGAAAAATATCAAATTGATACGGTGATAAACTTTGCGGCTGAATCTCACGTCGACCGGAGTATTGTGGGCGCTGCCGTATTCGTTGAAACAAACGTCCTCGGAACTCAGGTGCTATTAGAATCAGCAAAGGAAAAAGGAATAGAAAAATTCCTACAAGTATCAACCGATGAGGTTTATGGTTCGTTAGGAAGTTCAGGAAAATTTACAGAAGATACTCCACTACATCCTAACAGTCCGTATGCGGCTTCCAAAACAAGCGCTGATTTGTTTGCTCTCGCGTATCAACATACATTCGGACTTCCCGTTGTAATAACCCGGTGCTCAAATAATTATGGACCGTATCAATTCCCTGAAAAATTAATTCCGTTGATGATAGCAAACGCGCTCAACAACAAACCCCTCCCTGTTTACGGGCAAGGCACAAACGTTCGCGACTGGCTGCATGTCATCGACCACTGCGAAGCTATTGATGTAGTACTTCACAAAGGAAAAGTTGGTGAGGTGTACAACATCGGCGGTAACAACGAATGGAAAAATATCGATATCGTCAAACTACTCTTAGCTAAATTGAACAAACCGGAAAGTTTGATTACGTATGTGAAAGACCGACCGGGGCACGACTTACGTTATGCAATCGATGCCACAAAAATCAAAAATGAACTTGGCTGGCAGCCACGTTATACATTCGAAGAAGGTATTACTGAAACAGTCGAATGGTATTTAAACAACAAGGACTGGTGGCAGCGAATCATCAGCGGCAAGTATCAAGAATACTACAAAAACATGTACGAAAATAGATAATGAGGAACTGAACATTGATTAAAATTAAAAACATAGTTTTCTTTCTGCTATTACTTTTTACATCAACTGTATTTGGACAGTTTGGCAAAGACAAGGAAGCAAGCAATATCTTTGATAGCTTTGATTCGAAATCCCGACAAGCGCAGCAATTAATGCAGCAACCACAACAAGTAGCTTTAGAAGGAGCAGTTGATCCTGAAAAATATTTTGTAGGACCTTCTGATAAAATTGCTGTAAACATCTGGATAAGTCCTGCAGTTAATTTTGTCCTGACAGTTACCCCTGAAGGTACACTGATTATTCCTACAGTTGGTGAAGTGAAAGTTGCTGATAAGACTTTAGCCGAGGTAAAAAAAATAGTTAATACCGAAGTCCGCAAAAAATATATTACAAGTGAGATAACTATAACTCTACTAGAACCGCGACCAATTATAGTTACCGTATCAGGAAATGTATTGAATCCGGCGCTCTATACTCTGTCATCGGTTGATCGTGTCGATAAAGCACTACAAGCTGCCAATACAGTGGCACAGCGGCAAACTCATGGAGAACTTTCCGCAGTCCTCGAAAAAATGTCCACCCGAAACATTCTTTTAAAACGAAAAGACGGTTCAACCATCAGGATAGATATTCCAAAGTTTTTAGCTACAAAAGAAGACAAACAGAATCCCTACCTTCGCGAAGGGGATGTTGTTATTGTACCGAGGAAAAATCCATATAAGAATGTTATCGGTATTTACGGCGAAGTAAATAATCCGGGAAGATTCGAGTACGTCGAGGGCGACAGCATTACCGATGCTTTGAAAATAGCACTTGGTTGTACACGTTTGGCAAATTTGGATAGTATCGAGTTCTCGCGTCTCGACAGCGACGCAAAAATCCTGGAAACGAGAATACTAAAACTGAGCGAAATTAATAACGGAAATTCCAAAAATATCCTTCTTGAGCCGGGTGATAGAATTATTGTTAAACAAAAATTAGAGATGAGGGAAGATTTTGTTGTATATATCGGTGGCGAAATCAAATATCCCGGCACATACCCGATTACAAAAAACAATACACGTTTATCCGATGCACTCCGATCGGCTGGTGGTTTTACAGAATTTGCATCTTTAAAATCGGCTGAACTTTACAGGCGATCTGTCTCATCACGCGAGATAGATATAGAACGGATTATGAGCATGCGCGGCAGCATTTCTATCGACGATACAGCTTCATACTATATGGAAACTGAGCTTCGCCTCCAAAAAGAAATCGTGAACGTAGATTTCGAAAAATTATTTTTACAAAATGATAAATCGCAGGATGTTTTACTCAAAGATGGCGACTACATCCAAATACCTTCTATAAAAAATACTATTTATGTTTTTGGGCAAGTTATTACCCCCGGACATATACCGTTCATGAAAGGCGGGTTGATGGAATACTACATTGCCAAATGCGGCGGTTTCACCGATGCAGCCCGCAAAGGTGATGTTAAAATAATTAAAAGTAAAACAAAACAATGGCTTGATCCAGACGAAACAACAATTGAAGAAGGTGATTATATCTGGGTGCCCAAGACACCAGAAAGAACATTTGCCTACTACACTACTGTCTTAGCTCAAACTGCGAGTATATTGAGTGTTGTAGTGGGAATTGCGGTATTAATTGTACAGGTATCTAAATAAAATTTCAGAAAGGCTCTATGGAAGAGATTAAAGAAGAAGATAAAACAATTACGTTAGGTGCGACATTACTTGACTTTATCTCAATATTAACAAAGTATCGGCGTTTTTTAGTATGGTTTATACTGAGCGTAACTATTATTACAACTGTTATTGCTTTTATAAGTCCAAAATGGTACAAAGCGACAGCATCTGTTTTCCCGGCCGAGCAAGCTGATTTGTTTTCTAGTATGGATGGGATTTCTTCATTAGTAAAAACATTTGCACCCGGTAAAAAATTAGGTTCATTGACCGGTCCTTCTGAAACAGATAGATATATTGCAATACTAAAAAGTTCAACCGTTTTAGGTGAAGTGATAAAGAAGTTTGATTTAGTTAAGGTTTACGATATTTCCAGTTATCCAATAGAAAAAACAACAAAAGAATTACTCTCAAACGTTGCAATTGAAGTTCAAGATGAAGGCAACTTAACGATTTCAGTTTACGATAAAAGTCCACAACGCGCTGCTGAAATGGCTAACTATTTTGTGGGATTATTGAATAAGACAAATTCTGAACTTCATGCACAAAATGCCCGAGGAAATAGAGAATTTATTGAGCAAAGATATAATCAGAATCTAATTGATATGAAAAATAGTGAAGAGGCATTAAAAACTTTCCAAAAGAAATTTGGCGTCATTGCTATGCCCGAACAAATAGAAGCATCAATAAAAGCGGGCGCCGAAATTGTTGGTAAATTGACTTCGAAAGAAGTTGAATTGAATATCATGAAACGAACGCTTTCAGAGGAAAGCCCACTCGTAGCAACCGCAAAAATAGAAGTCCAGGAATTACAAAAGAAAATCAATGAAATGAATTCGGGGATTGCTATTGGTGACGACCAGATGAAAATTTTAATCCCATTCAAGCAAGCACCCGAGTTAGGGGCTGAATACATTAGACTTTATCGCAATTTAGAAATTCAGTATAAGATTTTACAATTTATTACTCCATTGTTTGAACAGGCAAAAGTTGAAGAAAGAAGGAGCACGCCATCTGTAATTGTGCTCGACCTAGCTGGAGTTCCGGAGAGAAAAGCAAAACCGAAAGTATCTCTTTATGTATTAATGGCTTTTGTGATATCATCGGTTATAGGTTTGTTTATTATCTTCACGAGAGAGATGTTTGATAGATTATCCCAAAGCAATCCGGAAAAATATAACTATATTTTCAAGATCCTCAAGAAGGATTGGTTTGGGCTGAAGATCAAGCGCCAGAAAGAATAAGTAAAATGGATTCAGCACTGCGAATAAAGCGGAATTCGTTCTTTTCATTTTTATCTTCTTTCGTTCGTTTGTTTACAAATTTTTTACTTTTCGTGGGTATTGCACGTATCTATGGCCCCGAAGCTTTCGGACAATATACAATTGCACATACTTACCTAATATTATTTTATATTTTCGCTGACTTCGGTTTTGACCTCCTGCTAACTACCGAAATCGCTCGCTCTCCCGATTGTACGAGTGAATTAGTTCAAAGATTTCTACCATTAAAAATGATTTTTGCACTTGGTTCAATTGTTCTTATGACTCTGATCGCGGCGATATCAAATTTTAGCCCTCCCACACAATTACTCATGATGGTTCTAAGCATAAGCATCATCGGGAATTCTGTTACAAGTTTTTTCTTTGCCTTATTCAAAGGACATGAAATATTATTTGAGGAAACGAGGACTTCATTTTTTCAAAACATTTTTCTTCTTATTGGATTGTTCATCCTAGGATTGTTACATGTACCTTTAATCTATATTGCATTATTGTTTGCATGTAGTAAATTAATTGGTGTTATACTCATTGTTCCAAGAACTTCCAAGATCGCGAAGCTTGACACATTCAAGATATCATTCACTGGCTGGCGTAAAACTTTTAAGCAGGGACTCCCGTTCGGTATTCATCTTTTATTTGGAACTTTATATTTTCAATTAGATACAATCCTGTTAGCTTACTGGAAAGATGATATATCGGTGGGGTTTTATCAGCCCGGGATGAAACTCATTGTATTAATACTTGTTATTCCAGATGTTTTGATAAGCGCATTACTCCCTACGCTCGTTAGGCTACACTCTGAGAATAGAGAACGTTGGATACGTCTCAACACACTACTTGGAAAAACATTAATGTTTATCGGTCTCCCATTTTCAGTCTCGCTTTTTGTTTACGCTGATGAGATAATTCGACTTGTATATGGATCAGGTAACTTTATTGAGTCTATACCTATTTTACGTATATTTGCTTTTATTCTTTTTATAAGATTTGCTTCTGAGACTTTTGCTCTTATTCTTACAACATCCAAACAACAAACGATACGTATGTATATAGTTGTGGCAGTAACATTTATGAATTTTTTGTTGAATGCTTATGCGATTCCCAAGTATGGTATTCAAGGCGCTGCCCTAGTTTCTCTTATTACAAATGCCGTCGCTGGTATATTATACATAATTGCGGTATCCGTTAAATCATTCGGGCCGATTTTCTTGTTCGGTATTCGCCAGATTCTTGTTACAGGTATCACTATCATTATGGTAATTTCTTTTATCGCATTAGGGATACATTCTCTTGTTCTAGGTTTAATAATCATGATGATCTCTTATGTATTGATCGTATATTTTATCGGATACTCAATTGAAGATAGGTCGCTGTTATTCGCATTCAAAAAAATAATTTAAGTTTTTAAAAAAGTATTACAACTTTATGGTCAATATTAATATTAAAAGTAAAATAAATCTATACGAAGCAAAATCTTCAGAGTACTATCAACGCCTAAATCCAGCGGTGGTTTCTCTCTTACAACCGGAAGAAAGAATGCTTGAAGTTGGGTGTGGCGATGGAACTTTAGGCAAAATATCGAGGGAAAAAAATCTTTTTCGCGAGATATACGGAATTGAAATCCATGCACCTTCGGCAAAAATAGCAAAATCATGGTCCACCCAAATATTTACATCAGATATCGAAGGATTCGACCTGTCTAAAGTACCCGAAGTTAATGCCATCGTATGCGCTGATGTCTTAGAACATCTAATCGATCCTTGGTCATTACTTAATAAATTAACTCAAAAACTTCACAACAACGGATATATACTTCTTTCTATCCCAAACGCTCGCCATATACGAGTTTGGGGTGGCTTAGTATTCAAGGGAAGATTTGACTATCAGACATCAGGAGTGCTTGATAAGGGACATCTACGTTTCTTTACTCTTGCAAATTTAAAAGAATTATTTGAACTGAATAATTTATATATCGATCAAGTGGTTTGTAATGTGGCACCAAAGGGAAAACTTTTTAACTTGTTATCACTTGGATTACTAAAGGAGTTTTTCACTTTTCAATATGTTTTTCGATTACGAAGGAAGAACTAGTAATGCGAAAACCATTAGTTATTGCGATCATACTTAATTACATGCGGGCTAACGATACAATAGATTGTATAGATTCATTAAAGAAATCCTCATACTCCACTTTACATCTAATTGTTGTGGATAATGCGTCGACCGATGATTCTGTCGAACGCATACGCGCAGCGTATCCAGATATTGAGATTTTACGATCCAAAATAAATTTGGGGTATGCCGGTGGGATGAATTTAGGAATTCGTCATGCATTTAAATTTTCGCCCGAGTATCTTCTTATCATCAATAGCGACACAATTGCCGACAGCCATTATGTTAGCAAATTAGTTGACGCGCTTTTACAAAAGCCAAAGGCTGCGGCAGCAAGTGGTACTATTTATTACTATCCTGATACTTCGAAAATATGGTATGCGGGAGGTAAAATAAAATATTGGCGAGCTTCTGGGTTCACAAATCGTTCATTTCTAGATGTAAATAATACGAGTTCTCAAGATATTCAAGATGTTACATTTATATCTGGTTGTGCATTCTTGATCAGAGTTTCAGCCATTCAAACTATCGGTTTGTTTGATGAACGATTTTTTATGTATCTCGAAGATACTGAAATGTGTTCCCGGTTTGTTAATAATAATTTTGACCTTCTTTATGTACGTAACGCTATACTTTTTCACAAAGTAAATCATGAGGGAGAACTTCCTTTTCCATTATATTTCAGCGTAAGAAATCGCTTGTTGTTTCTAAAACTTTCCGCGAGTGGTTTTTCAAAAACATTCGGATTTAT
Proteins encoded:
- a CDS encoding IS1380 family transposase yields the protein MELKIEFTDKEITPWGGMVLMKKLIEKTKINEVLERLYLPKQKSNRGYNPIQLINNFWVSLWSGANRFEHLEVTRFDKVIQNIFDWKRMAGHKSFQRYFKKFGQADNQRVFTELFKWFFNQIKL
- a CDS encoding dTDP-4-dehydrorhamnose 3,5-epimerase family protein; this translates as MFKDAPINGVAVKILSKYSDQRGWLIETFRNDELLTEFHPAMAYISMTNPQVARGPHEHIDQSDLFGFIGPSTFKIYLWDNRKDSPTYLNKMTVLAGEDEPKSILVPPGIVHAYKNIGDTLGMVTNYPNRLFMGNGKKEKVDEIRHEKDPNTIFKIED
- a CDS encoding Wzz/FepE/Etk N-terminal domain-containing protein, whose product is MEEIKEEDKTITLGATLLDFISILTKYRRFLVWFILSVTIITTVIAFISPKWYKATASVFPAEQADLFSSMDGISSLVKTFAPGKKLGSLTGPSETDRYIAILKSSTVLGEVIKKFDLVKVYDISSYPIEKTTKELLSNVAIEVQDEGNLTISVYDKSPQRAAEMANYFVGLLNKTNSELHAQNARGNREFIEQRYNQNLIDMKNSEEALKTFQKKFGVIAMPEQIEASIKAGAEIVGKLTSKEVELNIMKRTLSEESPLVATAKIEVQELQKKINEMNSGIAIGDDQMKILIPFKQAPELGAEYIRLYRNLEIQYKILQFITPLFEQAKVEERRSTPSVIVLDLAGVPERKAKPKVSLYVLMAFVISSVIGLFIIFTREMFDRLSQSNPEKYNYIFKILKKDWFGLKIKRQKE
- the rfbB gene encoding dTDP-glucose 4,6-dehydratase, with product MKNLLVTGGAGFIGSNFLHYILEKHPDYKIVNFDKLTYAGNLENLKSIESNPNYNFERGDICDKEIVTNVIEKYQIDTVINFAAESHVDRSIVGAAVFVETNVLGTQVLLESAKEKGIEKFLQVSTDEVYGSLGSSGKFTEDTPLHPNSPYAASKTSADLFALAYQHTFGLPVVITRCSNNYGPYQFPEKLIPLMIANALNNKPLPVYGQGTNVRDWLHVIDHCEAIDVVLHKGKVGEVYNIGGNNEWKNIDIVKLLLAKLNKPESLITYVKDRPGHDLRYAIDATKIKNELGWQPRYTFEEGITETVEWYLNNKDWWQRIISGKYQEYYKNMYENR
- a CDS encoding class I SAM-dependent methyltransferase; the encoded protein is MVNINIKSKINLYEAKSSEYYQRLNPAVVSLLQPEERMLEVGCGDGTLGKISREKNLFREIYGIEIHAPSAKIAKSWSTQIFTSDIEGFDLSKVPEVNAIVCADVLEHLIDPWSLLNKLTQKLHNNGYILLSIPNARHIRVWGGLVFKGRFDYQTSGVLDKGHLRFFTLANLKELFELNNLYIDQVVCNVAPKGKLFNLLSLGLLKEFFTFQYVFRLRRKN
- a CDS encoding flippase — translated: MDSALRIKRNSFFSFLSSFVRLFTNFLLFVGIARIYGPEAFGQYTIAHTYLILFYIFADFGFDLLLTTEIARSPDCTSELVQRFLPLKMIFALGSIVLMTLIAAISNFSPPTQLLMMVLSISIIGNSVTSFFFALFKGHEILFEETRTSFFQNIFLLIGLFILGLLHVPLIYIALLFACSKLIGVILIVPRTSKIAKLDTFKISFTGWRKTFKQGLPFGIHLLFGTLYFQLDTILLAYWKDDISVGFYQPGMKLIVLILVIPDVLISALLPTLVRLHSENRERWIRLNTLLGKTLMFIGLPFSVSLFVYADEIIRLVYGSGNFIESIPILRIFAFILFIRFASETFALILTTSKQQTIRMYIVVAVTFMNFLLNAYAIPKYGIQGAALVSLITNAVAGILYIIAVSVKSFGPIFLFGIRQILVTGITIIMVISFIALGIHSLVLGLIIMMISYVLIVYFIGYSIEDRSLLFAFKKII
- a CDS encoding SLBB domain-containing protein — its product is MIKIKNIVFFLLLLFTSTVFGQFGKDKEASNIFDSFDSKSRQAQQLMQQPQQVALEGAVDPEKYFVGPSDKIAVNIWISPAVNFVLTVTPEGTLIIPTVGEVKVADKTLAEVKKIVNTEVRKKYITSEITITLLEPRPIIVTVSGNVLNPALYTLSSVDRVDKALQAANTVAQRQTHGELSAVLEKMSTRNILLKRKDGSTIRIDIPKFLATKEDKQNPYLREGDVVIVPRKNPYKNVIGIYGEVNNPGRFEYVEGDSITDALKIALGCTRLANLDSIEFSRLDSDAKILETRILKLSEINNGNSKNILLEPGDRIIVKQKLEMREDFVVYIGGEIKYPGTYPITKNNTRLSDALRSAGGFTEFASLKSAELYRRSVSSREIDIERIMSMRGSISIDDTASYYMETELRLQKEIVNVDFEKLFLQNDKSQDVLLKDGDYIQIPSIKNTIYVFGQVITPGHIPFMKGGLMEYYIAKCGGFTDAARKGDVKIIKSKTKQWLDPDETTIEEGDYIWVPKTPERTFAYYTTVLAQTASILSVVVGIAVLIVQVSK
- a CDS encoding glycosyltransferase family 2 protein; the encoded protein is MRKPLVIAIILNYMRANDTIDCIDSLKKSSYSTLHLIVVDNASTDDSVERIRAAYPDIEILRSKINLGYAGGMNLGIRHAFKFSPEYLLIINSDTIADSHYVSKLVDALLQKPKAAAASGTIYYYPDTSKIWYAGGKIKYWRASGFTNRSFLDVNNTSSQDIQDVTFISGCAFLIRVSAIQTIGLFDERFFMYLEDTEMCSRFVNNNFDLLYVRNAILFHKVNHEGELPFPLYFSVRNRLLFLKLSASGFSKTFGFIYLFCVLGLKIVLWSFTKPYLVIAARLGIADYFTGRFYKGRGYQLLDSHKSTKQNFKQ